The genomic interval TCCAAGGTTTTCATATCTTTCTTCACAATATTAAAGACATCAGCTGAGTTTTTTCCCAAGAACACCACATGCATTTCCAGTAGGTTTTACCTTACCTCTCCCTCTGATGACGCCCAGGCGACAtctgagagaaaaggagaaaatcctcctctttcctcctgaGGACCGGCCGCCTTTCCTCAGGGAATCTGTCTGAGGGAAAGCAAAGGAGAGCTGCTTGGGAGTGAGGCGTCCCTTTCCAAACACCACCTTTGCTGACATGTTCATTTTATGATCAGTGGATTCTGTCCTCTCCTTGACACTCTCACCATCGCTCAGACATCGCAGTCTCTGCCTTTCCTGCTGTTCCCgtgtttctcctccctctctggagAACTTCCAGTCCTCTCAGGTGAACCCACTCCAGAGACAGATTTATATTCTGATCCAACAATGtgcctcctttttccccccgaccAGCATTGGAAACATCACTCTTCCACATCCAAACAGTCACAAGCTTACTGGCTAaacaaatgttatatttttgcATCTCTGGCCATGTCAGGTTATACATGAACAGATGGCAGAGGGCTCAGGGCTGCGGGGCACAGCTTGCCTGCCAGAATGCAATGGAAACTTTCTCTGCGGGGAGTCGGCTTCGAACATCGCAGAGCAATGTACATTCAGAGCTGCCCATTTCAAACGGCTGGCTTCCGataatatttcttttaagtTATTGATATAACAACTTAAGCAATTAGACGAGCATGTCAGCCGAGGGTTTGTCTGAGCACGTCGATACATGTTGCCAAACCGACTTGCTGTATTTGTCCAAAACCAGTGAGGCGACTGAGCTGGCATCGTCAATGTTCAggatttactcttttttttaaccttgtaCGTGTAGAGCGAGAGACTAAGATCCAGGACATCCAGTGGGTATAAGTGGACATAAGgtgataaatatatttaattgatAGTTTTATAATTTAGGCATTTGGCAGATTTTACAATATTTTCGTAACTGCGACAATAattcaggaaaaataaagaccctcccagaataaatcaaatttcCTAACTGAACAGAGAAGCTGAGAATCAGGGTACAGAGTGTTTTCTGCTGAGGAGAGTTGTTTTGTATACATGAAGTTCTGATTAACTGATCAGTTTTTCCCCTGTAGTGACTTGGAGCTGTTCCTGTAGGCAACAAAACAGTTGCCTGGTGTTGTGGAACGACTTTTTCACATTTGCGTTGTTCTGATCTGGCAAAACCCTAACTCGATTTATTTGTCCAAGAGAGCTGGAGTATTGAGTTAGGGTGTAGTTATAGCAAAATGCCGCAGAAACTGTAAAGGCAAGTTTCTCTTTCGAAAGTGTCCCTGGATCACATCTTGAAGGCAAAACAGTGTTTCCACAAAGTTATGAGGGCACTTCCATTTATAATATGGGTCAATACTCTTCTTTGGGCATCTTGCCCCTTTTGTTCATTTCCAGCATCCAGTCATCTGGAACGAGGTGGGGAATTTTATATTCGTCCCTGAAGCAAGATTCACTCTATAACTTCCCCCCAATGTTCCAAATTCCAGTTTTACGATTTCAAGTTTGTGCCCAAAAGGACCAAATCCCTCCCCCATCAGATATGAGactctaaataaaaaaagtgtagTGATGATCATTCACATCCATTAGACTAGTAAAATCTTCAGACGTGgaaatgtcatattttacaccaatttttcctttaaaaatcctgctgaaaaagaatttagtgcagaaaaaaaatacaagccagtttccatttttaaacatttattgtgAATAACCAGTTTATTCGTTCTCCTCACTCCTGAGCCTGGCGTTAGGGTTGGTGACCTTGATGGCCAGCTGAGCTGCCCTCTCCACGatcagtttcctgttcttgGAGGAGACGTTGTGGGCGATCTCAGCACAGTGAGTCCTACAGAGGCAAAGAAATGGGGCCAATCAGTTACTGACAAATAACCAAATAGAATTTTGAGTCAGAACTTTTGGCTGTGGTTGTGTTGAGGGTTCGAGTCCACAAGAACACCAGAAATAAAGCTTTGCTTCTAATACAATAAAGCCGTAAAGAAGATTTACTAAAAAGTCATACTGTAATTATCATACTGCTCACGTGTtacagcagctttttttcttaattggTCCAATCTTATAATTTACTCTACCGCTGGACAGCAATGTTAATATAAAGACACATCACTCCTGTGTTGCAGAAAGAACAAGAATGTTTTTCCTCTACGTTAattttaatgaacaaacaaTTGAGCCAAAACTGCAGTTTTTCCTGCACCGGACAAACACAGTCATGTTTAAAGGTTAATAGTTTCTAAAACGTGCTAGTGAAGGAAGGTCATGATCTAAAGCCTGACGAGGCTGGAGAAGTAACGAAAGCAGTGGTAAATACAGAGACTTGTGATTCGCTGTCCCTATAAATGTGACTGAAACTACAGAAATATGAATTCTCGTCCTGAGCAGAGCTGCGgtgtattggttttaaaaagtaagagtaaaaagaagaatcTACCACAGAATGTTAAACTTTACCAATTGTCCAGAGGATCAATTTGGAGGtggagaaaaacagaatttcaACACTAAGCATGTTCTCTGAAATATTGATTCATCTGTGATCAGTGCAAAGGTTTGTAAAAATCATTAGCACCAAGAATGGTAAGATTGATTCAGAGATCACTTGTTCTTAAAACGCTTAGTAAACTGATTTTTTGCTTTGGTCTTGCTTTTCCTCAACTTGGGTTGATTAGAATCTTAAGAAACATCTCACTGACTGAAATGGCATTTCATTGATTTGTGTACTCCATAATAACTGTCTCCTGAAATTGTCAAAAGTATCAGTTGAAAAAATCAGGTGGGGTAAAAATGTGAGTGAACAGGGTTTTAAACACTATCTTCTAAAGAAGTGCTTGACTATCCAAATGTACTActgcaaaagtttaaaaattatacattttaaatcaaatatttgaaccCTGCCCTTGCACTGCAGGGCGATCTTTATCACCTAATCTGGGAATGAGTTTTTTTAGCATGCAGTTAAATGTAATCAATACTATGAACAGCAGATCACTTCAATCTCTGCTCTGACATTTGCTGAACAATAGTGTCACCATTTTgttggtcagtcagtcaaactCTGGTCGTAAATGGGATCAATATGACGACAGAATGGTTGTGATGAGTGCATTAAATAGGGCTGTGATTTGATCTGTGGTCAAAGTAGCTGCTAACTGCTCGCCTGAACTTTGCTCCACTGCTGCTCATAAGTTGACTTCTTGGTTTTAAAAACCTGGAGCTAACTAAACTTCAATCCCTTCAGGTGAGGTGAGCAACGCTACATCCAAGGTTTTTTCTGGTGCGCATAAAGAGCAAGAGGTTATTTAGAGAGTTTCCTGGACAAACGATGTCCAAAAGTAATTTGTGCAACAGATTGAGTCCGTCACTACAGCCCCGAGGATCATTATGCATTGCTTGGTAAACCTTAAAATGTTCACAACTCCaaagtaattgaaaaaaagCCCTTTGTGCTTAATGACTGGAGGGTTATTATTTCAATCTCAGTGCTTAACTGTCACAAACCTCACTAATGCTTTGACTTGAGAGCTCCATAAAAGCAGCGATATTTATTGTGTTAGCTGATATTTATTAACATCAGATCCTAAGTTGACTTCTGGAACAGTAACATGAGTAACAATCTGTCATTCAGCAGTCATTTCACTCACTTTGCCCTTAGGGTATACAAACATGTGGTGGCTCttattttttggtttagttttcaATAGATCTGTGAAAGACTTCCGTCATCACTTCAACAGAAATACTGGAGGTAAAAGGATTTCTTTCCTGGTTCTCaagacacaaaaatgaatatttgGAAAGCTCAATCTGTCGAAAAAGTTTGGAAATGCAATCTCTTTGCTCCATTTAATGGTTAATCAATCCAGTCAAAATAATTAACACTACTGCTGAAAATTGAGCATTCTTTTCAATGTTCCTTTAATTTTTTGAACAGCTTTAACCAAACTACATCGAGCTTTAAGTGAAATGACAACTCTCAGCAGGCCTCTCAAGACAAAACCAAAgaatgtgcacatgcacaacTTACTTGTTGCTCATCATCAGGACCTCGAGCTCCTTGATATTGTGCACCAGGAACTTCTTGAAGCCGGAGGGCAGCATGTACTTGGTCTTCTTGTTGCTACCATAACCGATGTTGGGCATCAACATCTGACCCTTGAACCGCCTGCGGACCCTGTTGTCAATACCTCTGGGCTTACGCCAGTTTTTCTGCAGGTGATGTGAAAAAGACAGATGAATTGCTTGCAGGTCAACCCTAGAAAGCCGACGACGTATTCCAACCCTGCTGAGCATCCAGAATGTTATATTAACTTACCGCAATCTTGACATATCTATCAGACTGATGGCGAATGAACTTCTTGGTTCGCTTCTTGACGATCTTGGGCTTTGTGAGGGGCCTGAGGGCTACCATGGTGACTgggaagggaaaacaaaagtaaCAGAAATTAGGGTTAAAACCAACTTGGCATGTTTTGTCAGCTTCAATGTTACAACTGTAACACGACGTGCACTAACGTTTAGCAAACTAATAACTCGCCATATTTAAACAAGGTGTGGGGGATGTTGCCCCCAATTCATTGCATTGTTTGTGGACTTCAGCTCTCACTAAGTGTCCGACTATTGAATCAATCAAATGTCCCTCCATTTTTCTGAGGCGTGAGCCTCAAGGTAAACGTGATGGGCTAAGTCGGCTAGCTATGAGCTACCGTGCACTCAATGTTTAGTTAGGTAGCTAGCCACCATGacacctcctccagcagcaacagcttCGGCAGTTCAATCCGAGCAATTCACATTAAACTATTCACGTGTCACCCACGTTGGCAACTGGTACTTGTTATTTAACAACGCTCATCATTGATCGACAGCTCCATTTCACGGGGCAGAGCGAGGAGCCGCCGCGTTAGCATC from Scophthalmus maximus strain ysfricsl-2021 chromosome 3, ASM2237912v1, whole genome shotgun sequence carries:
- the rpl32 gene encoding 60S ribosomal protein L32; amino-acid sequence: MVALRPLTKPKIVKKRTKKFIRHQSDRYVKIAKNWRKPRGIDNRVRRRFKGQMLMPNIGYGSNKKTKYMLPSGFKKFLVHNIKELEVLMMSNKTHCAEIAHNVSSKNRKLIVERAAQLAIKVTNPNARLRSEENE